One Streptomyces fagopyri DNA window includes the following coding sequences:
- a CDS encoding YidH family protein gives MIEFVRNVRLWFAPEEVRQEGRTPDYRFSLANERTFLAWLRTALALIGGGFAVDQFLPDLRWAWRVGLALALLASGVLCSLRAVNHWVRCERAMRRGDDLPVSRFPALLGIAVAVVAVAMVVVVLVGWEG, from the coding sequence GTGATCGAATTCGTGCGGAACGTCCGGCTGTGGTTCGCGCCCGAGGAGGTCCGGCAGGAAGGTCGCACTCCCGACTACCGGTTCTCGCTGGCCAACGAGCGCACCTTCCTGGCCTGGCTGCGCACCGCGCTGGCGCTGATCGGGGGAGGCTTCGCCGTCGACCAGTTCCTGCCCGACCTGCGATGGGCCTGGCGGGTCGGTCTCGCGCTGGCCCTGCTGGCGTCGGGCGTGCTCTGCTCGCTGCGGGCGGTCAACCACTGGGTGCGCTGCGAGCGGGCGATGCGGCGGGGGGACGACCTCCCCGTGTCGCGCTTCCCGGCACTGCTGGGCATCGCGGTCGCGGTGGTCGCGGTCGCGATGGTCGTCGTCGTCCTCGTCGGCTGGGAAGGATGA
- a CDS encoding NUDIX hydrolase: MSAADEILDIVDENDVVVGQSPRAEAYARGLRHRCVFVQARDADGRLFVHRRTATKLVFPSLYDMFVGGVVGAGESYDSAALREAEEELGVSGLPGPVPLFKFLYDDGAGRTWWSAVYEVRCDLPVDPQVEEVAWHTFLTEEEVERRLTEWTWVPDGLAAYERLREHRAAG, translated from the coding sequence ATGAGTGCCGCTGACGAGATCCTCGACATCGTGGACGAGAACGACGTGGTCGTCGGGCAGTCCCCGCGCGCGGAGGCGTACGCGCGCGGACTCCGCCACCGGTGCGTGTTCGTCCAGGCCCGGGACGCGGACGGCCGGCTCTTCGTCCACCGCCGCACCGCCACCAAGCTCGTCTTCCCCTCCCTGTACGACATGTTCGTCGGCGGGGTGGTGGGCGCGGGCGAGTCGTACGACTCCGCCGCCCTGCGCGAGGCCGAGGAGGAACTGGGCGTCTCCGGGCTCCCCGGCCCCGTCCCGCTCTTCAAGTTCCTCTACGACGACGGCGCGGGGCGGACCTGGTGGTCCGCCGTCTACGAGGTCCGCTGCGACCTCCCGGTGGACCCGCAGGTGGAAGAGGTCGCCTGGCACACCTTCCTCACCGAGGAAGAGGTGGAGCGGCGCCTGACGGAGTGGACGTGGGTGCCGGACGGGCTGGCGGCGTACGAGCGCCTGCGGGAACACCGGGCGGCGGGCTGA
- a CDS encoding DMT family transporter — translation MSLLVLILSVSAACCLGFGFVLQQNAASHAPLNDFLSPRLLLDLIRVPRWLGGIALMVCGMVLGAIALGKGEVSQVEPLLATNLLFALGLSRHQTKKSLGRQGWSGLALLAGGVTAFILAGRPKGGDAVSDPLRHWLIIGAMIGLALLLTTYARRSRLGAAPVLLALAAGVLYGVQDALTRVSGQRFGEGGWGELLISWQPYGVLVLGVSGLVLVQSAFETAELRMSLPALTAAQPLAGILCGVGFLGDRLRTDVGALTWEAAGLAAIVTGIVLLGMHPAMPAGTKRTRPARDLQRR, via the coding sequence GTGTCGCTTCTCGTTCTGATTCTCTCGGTGAGCGCCGCCTGTTGTCTGGGTTTCGGCTTCGTGCTCCAGCAGAACGCCGCGTCGCACGCCCCGCTCAACGACTTCCTCTCCCCCCGTCTGCTGCTCGACCTCATCCGGGTGCCGCGCTGGCTCGGCGGCATCGCACTCATGGTGTGCGGCATGGTCCTCGGCGCGATCGCCCTCGGCAAGGGCGAGGTCTCCCAGGTGGAACCGCTCCTCGCGACCAACCTGCTGTTCGCGCTCGGCCTCTCCCGCCACCAGACGAAGAAGTCGCTGGGCCGCCAGGGCTGGTCCGGGCTCGCCCTGCTCGCGGGCGGAGTGACCGCGTTCATCCTGGCGGGCCGGCCCAAGGGCGGTGACGCGGTGTCCGATCCCCTGCGGCACTGGCTGATCATCGGCGCCATGATCGGGCTCGCACTGCTCCTCACCACGTACGCCAGACGTTCCCGGCTCGGTGCCGCTCCGGTGCTGCTCGCCCTGGCCGCGGGGGTGCTGTACGGGGTGCAGGACGCGCTCACCCGGGTGAGCGGGCAGCGGTTCGGCGAGGGCGGCTGGGGCGAACTGCTCATCAGCTGGCAGCCCTACGGGGTGCTGGTCCTCGGCGTGTCGGGGCTGGTGCTCGTGCAGAGCGCCTTCGAGACGGCGGAGCTGCGGATGTCGCTGCCCGCGCTCACCGCCGCCCAGCCGCTCGCCGGGATCCTCTGCGGGGTGGGGTTCCTCGGGGACCGGCTGCGGACCGACGTGGGCGCACTCACCTGGGAGGCGGCCGGCCTCGCGGCGATCGTGACGGGCATCGTGCTGCTCGGGATGCACCCCGCGATGCCGGCCGGCACGAAGAGGACGCGGCCCGCGCGGGATCTCCAGCGACGCTGA
- a CDS encoding FAD-binding dehydrogenase codes for MAYDADVIVIGAGLAGLAATAELVDAGRKVILLDQEPEQSIGGQAHWSFGGLFFVNSPEQRRMRIRDSHELALQDWMGTAGFDRVEDHWPRRWAEAYVDFAAGEKRPWLHRQGVRFFPVVGWAERGGYDANGHGNSVPRFHITWGTGPGLVAPFERRVRAGVERGLVELRFRHRVTGLSRSAGAVDTVTGEILEPSAIERGEPSGRTVTGAFELKAQAVIVTSGGIGGDHDLVRANWPERLGTPPERMISGVPAHVDGRMLGIAEETGAHLINRDRMWHYTEGIQNWNPIWENHGIRILPGPSSLWLDARGNRLPVPLFPGFDTLGTLEHIMRTGYDYTWFVLDQKIIGKEFALSGSEQNPDLTGKSVKGVFGRARADVPGPVKAFMDNGADFVVEKDLGALVRGMNALTKEPLIDEAALRREIVARDREVANPFTKDLQVTAIRGARNYLGDKLIRTAAPHRILDPKAGPLIAVRLHILTRKSLGGLETDLSSRVLTEGGDPLEGVYAAGEVAGFGGGGVHGYRSLEGTFLGGCLFSGRTAGRAAAEAVG; via the coding sequence ATGGCCTACGACGCAGATGTGATCGTGATCGGAGCGGGTCTCGCGGGGCTCGCCGCGACCGCGGAGCTCGTCGACGCGGGCCGCAAGGTGATCCTGCTCGACCAGGAGCCGGAGCAGTCGATCGGCGGCCAGGCGCACTGGTCCTTCGGCGGTCTCTTCTTCGTGAACTCGCCCGAGCAGCGCCGGATGCGCATCAGGGACAGTCATGAGCTCGCCCTCCAGGACTGGATGGGCACGGCGGGCTTCGACCGCGTCGAGGACCACTGGCCGCGCCGCTGGGCCGAGGCGTATGTGGACTTCGCGGCCGGTGAGAAGCGGCCCTGGCTGCACCGGCAGGGCGTGCGCTTCTTCCCGGTGGTGGGCTGGGCGGAGCGCGGCGGCTACGACGCCAACGGCCACGGGAACTCCGTACCCCGCTTCCACATCACGTGGGGGACCGGGCCCGGACTGGTCGCCCCCTTCGAACGGCGGGTGCGGGCCGGCGTCGAGCGCGGTCTCGTCGAGCTCAGGTTCCGCCACCGGGTCACCGGCCTGTCCCGCAGCGCGGGCGCCGTCGACACGGTCACCGGCGAGATCCTGGAACCGTCCGCGATCGAACGCGGCGAGCCCAGCGGGCGGACGGTGACCGGGGCGTTCGAACTGAAGGCGCAGGCGGTGATCGTCACCTCGGGCGGTATCGGCGGCGACCACGACCTGGTGCGCGCCAACTGGCCCGAGCGGCTGGGTACTCCGCCCGAGCGGATGATCTCCGGAGTGCCGGCGCACGTCGACGGCAGGATGCTCGGGATCGCCGAGGAGACCGGCGCGCACCTGATCAACCGCGACCGCATGTGGCACTACACCGAGGGGATCCAGAACTGGAACCCCATCTGGGAGAACCACGGCATCCGCATCCTGCCCGGCCCGTCCTCGCTCTGGCTGGACGCGCGTGGCAACCGGCTGCCGGTGCCGCTCTTCCCCGGCTTCGACACGCTCGGCACGCTCGAACACATCATGAGGACCGGGTACGACTACACGTGGTTCGTGCTCGATCAGAAGATCATCGGCAAGGAGTTCGCGCTCTCGGGCTCGGAACAGAATCCCGACCTGACCGGGAAGTCGGTCAAGGGTGTCTTCGGGCGGGCGCGCGCCGACGTGCCCGGCCCGGTCAAGGCGTTCATGGACAACGGCGCCGACTTCGTGGTCGAGAAGGATCTGGGCGCGCTCGTGCGCGGCATGAACGCGCTCACCAAGGAGCCGCTGATCGACGAGGCCGCGCTGCGCCGCGAGATCGTCGCGCGCGACCGGGAGGTCGCCAACCCGTTCACCAAGGACCTCCAGGTGACGGCCATCCGCGGGGCCCGCAACTACCTCGGCGACAAACTGATCCGCACCGCCGCGCCGCACCGCATCCTGGACCCGAAGGCGGGTCCGCTCATCGCCGTACGCCTCCACATCCTCACCCGCAAGTCGCTGGGCGGCCTGGAGACGGACCTCTCGTCGCGGGTCCTGACCGAGGGCGGCGATCCGCTGGAAGGCGTGTACGCGGCGGGGGAGGTCGCCGGCTTCGGCGGCGGCGGAGTGCACGGCTACCGCTCCCTCGAAGGCACGTTCCTGGGCGGCTGCCTCTTCTCCGGCCGGACGGCGGGCCGCGCGGCCGCCGAGGCGGTGGGCTGA
- a CDS encoding APC family permease, whose amino-acid sequence MTTGSSSTSSSANTGRPAAADGGISTFKGQDRALKANRLGTGGLLLSVLAATAPLMVVAGVMPTTFAVMGIVGQPLLFVILGVVLVLFSVGYAEMSRHVHNAGAFYAYVARGLGGTAGAGAAAVALLAYSTLQVGIYGIFGFEVSGLFSTYLDVDMAWWIPALAAVLVVGALAWLKVDVNARVLGVLLVVEVALVVIFDIAAVADPAKQGLSLHAFNPDTLTGAGVGTALCFCIAAFTGFEQAPVYAEETSRPHILVPRVMFLAIGFVAVFFAISSWALTVATGPSGIVDASRKQSAGLLFFLTESRLGGTFTDVLHVLFVTGMFAALLSFHNVVARYAFAMGREGLLPAAFGRTTGASGAPGTGSLLQTAVSVIVLVAFAVTDDKPTGDPTAPVLHLFTWGGNVGALGVILLMAAASLSVIVFFVRRGAARAQAWRLVTAAVSGLALLVIAGYTVKDFDVLVGTGPDSTLSRLLPALVLAALVVGLVQGLVLRSRAPEAHARIGLGNEAFQLDKAADSRTGSEAGARTDSEAGSGSGS is encoded by the coding sequence ATGACGACGGGCAGTTCGAGCACATCGAGCAGTGCGAACACGGGAAGACCCGCCGCGGCCGACGGCGGCATCAGCACCTTCAAGGGGCAGGACCGTGCCCTCAAGGCCAACCGGCTGGGCACCGGAGGCCTGCTCCTGTCCGTCCTCGCCGCCACCGCCCCCCTCATGGTGGTCGCGGGTGTCATGCCCACCACATTCGCGGTGATGGGTATCGTCGGACAGCCCCTGCTCTTCGTCATCCTCGGTGTGGTGCTGGTGCTCTTCAGCGTCGGATACGCCGAGATGAGCCGCCACGTCCACAACGCGGGCGCCTTCTACGCCTACGTCGCCCGCGGTCTCGGCGGCACCGCGGGCGCGGGCGCCGCCGCGGTCGCGCTGCTCGCCTACAGCACGCTCCAGGTCGGCATCTACGGCATCTTCGGCTTCGAGGTGTCCGGGCTGTTCTCCACCTACCTCGACGTCGACATGGCCTGGTGGATACCGGCCCTGGCGGCCGTCCTGGTCGTCGGCGCGCTCGCCTGGCTGAAGGTCGACGTCAACGCGCGGGTGCTCGGCGTCCTGCTGGTCGTCGAGGTGGCGCTCGTCGTCATCTTCGACATCGCGGCCGTCGCCGATCCCGCCAAGCAAGGGCTCTCGCTGCACGCCTTCAACCCCGACACGCTCACCGGGGCCGGGGTCGGCACCGCGCTGTGCTTCTGCATCGCCGCCTTCACCGGCTTCGAACAGGCACCGGTGTACGCGGAGGAGACGAGCCGCCCGCACATCCTCGTACCCCGGGTGATGTTCCTGGCGATCGGCTTCGTCGCCGTCTTCTTCGCGATCAGCTCCTGGGCGCTGACCGTCGCCACGGGTCCCTCCGGCATCGTCGACGCCTCCCGCAAGCAGAGCGCCGGACTGCTGTTCTTCCTCACCGAGTCCCGGCTCGGAGGCACCTTCACGGACGTCCTGCACGTGCTCTTCGTGACCGGTATGTTCGCGGCACTGCTCAGCTTCCACAACGTCGTCGCGCGGTACGCCTTCGCCATGGGCCGCGAGGGGCTGCTGCCCGCCGCCTTCGGCCGGACCACCGGAGCCAGCGGCGCCCCCGGCACCGGATCGCTCCTGCAGACCGCCGTCTCCGTGATCGTCCTGGTCGCGTTCGCCGTGACCGACGACAAGCCGACCGGCGACCCGACCGCGCCCGTGCTGCACCTGTTCACCTGGGGCGGCAACGTCGGCGCGCTCGGCGTCATCCTGCTGATGGCGGCGGCCTCGCTCTCCGTCATCGTCTTCTTCGTCCGCCGCGGCGCCGCGCGGGCCCAGGCCTGGCGCCTGGTCACGGCGGCCGTCTCGGGCCTGGCCCTGCTCGTCATCGCGGGCTACACGGTCAAGGACTTCGACGTCCTGGTCGGCACCGGCCCGGACTCCACGCTCAGCCGGCTGCTGCCCGCGCTCGTCCTGGCCGCCCTGGTCGTCGGCCTGGTCCAGGGCCTGGTGCTGCGGTCCCGCGCACCCGAGGCACACGCCCGGATCGGGCTCGGCAACGAGGCCTTCCAGCTGGACAAGGCGGCGGATTCCAGGACCGGCTCCGAGGCCGGGGCCAGGACCGACTCCGAGGCCGGGTCCGGGTCCGGGTCCTGA
- a CDS encoding molybdopterin-dependent oxidoreductase yields MGRRLLLGTLGLGALGVLAAPPLQRGLESLFAGDPTGLTGLLPNGGGFRYYSVTSSVPHKGPADYRLTIDGLVDRPRSYTLADLKALPQTRLVHDVQCVTGWRVPGTPFEGVRLSQILDAAGVRPTARAIRFTCFDGAYTESLTLRQARRPDVLVAHRMQDKALGHDHGGPVRLYVAPMYFYKSAKWLSGITVTEDVRPGYWEDRGYDVDAWVGRSNGRDDAPTS; encoded by the coding sequence ATCGGCCGCCGGCTCCTGCTCGGCACACTCGGACTCGGCGCGCTCGGCGTGCTGGCCGCGCCCCCGCTCCAGCGCGGCCTCGAGTCGCTCTTCGCCGGCGACCCCACGGGGCTGACCGGACTGCTCCCCAACGGCGGCGGCTTCCGCTACTACTCCGTGACCTCCTCCGTCCCGCACAAGGGCCCCGCGGACTACCGCCTCACCATCGACGGCCTGGTCGACCGTCCCCGCAGCTACACCCTGGCCGACCTCAAGGCACTGCCCCAGACGCGGCTCGTGCACGACGTGCAGTGCGTCACGGGCTGGCGGGTGCCCGGCACGCCCTTCGAAGGGGTGCGCCTCTCGCAGATCCTCGACGCGGCCGGCGTCCGCCCCACGGCCCGCGCGATCCGGTTCACCTGCTTCGACGGGGCGTACACCGAGAGCCTCACGCTGCGGCAGGCCCGGCGCCCCGACGTCCTGGTGGCCCACCGGATGCAGGACAAGGCCCTCGGCCACGACCACGGCGGCCCGGTCCGCCTCTACGTCGCCCCCATGTACTTCTACAAGTCCGCCAAGTGGCTCTCCGGCATCACCGTCACCGAGGACGTGCGTCCCGGGTACTGGGAGGACCGGGGCTACGACGTGGACGCATGGGTCGGCCGTTCGAACGGACGCGACGATGCACCCACGAGTTGA
- a CDS encoding cytochrome b/b6 domain-containing protein, protein MHPRVDDTPAVSAPSAHVRRFSRAERWVHRVTAVLMGVCVATAACLYLPFFAELVGRRELVVRVHEFAGLLLPVPVLAGLVSRAFRADLGRLNRWGPHDRRWMRAALRRDRFSSRPAAKFNAGQKTYAAWIAGASLVMLATGLLMWFTHLTPLMWRTSATFVHDWLALTIGIVLGGHIGMALGDPEARRGMRTGTVSRDWAEREHPLWRPDDRH, encoded by the coding sequence ATGCACCCACGAGTTGACGACACCCCCGCCGTCTCGGCGCCCTCCGCGCACGTACGGCGCTTCAGCCGGGCGGAGCGCTGGGTGCACCGGGTGACGGCCGTGCTGATGGGTGTGTGCGTGGCGACGGCGGCGTGCCTGTACCTCCCGTTCTTCGCCGAACTGGTGGGCCGCCGTGAACTCGTCGTCAGGGTCCACGAGTTCGCGGGCCTGCTGCTCCCGGTGCCGGTCCTGGCGGGCCTGGTCTCCCGTGCCTTCCGCGCGGACCTGGGCCGGCTGAACCGCTGGGGCCCGCACGACCGCCGCTGGATGCGCGCGGCCCTGCGGCGTGACCGGTTCTCCTCCCGGCCCGCCGCCAAGTTCAACGCGGGCCAGAAGACCTACGCGGCCTGGATCGCGGGCGCGAGTCTGGTCATGCTCGCCACCGGGCTGCTCATGTGGTTCACGCACCTCACCCCGCTGATGTGGCGGACCTCGGCGACCTTCGTCCACGACTGGCTGGCCCTGACGATCGGCATCGTCCTCGGCGGCCACATCGGGATGGCCCTCGGCGACCCGGAGGCCCGGCGGGGGATGCGCACCGGCACGGTGAGCCGGGACTGGGCGGAGCGCGAACACCCACTGTGGCGACCCGACGACCGGCACTAG
- a CDS encoding L-idonate 5-dehydrogenase, which produces MLGCVIHGQGDLRVEELPVPSAGPGQALVAVRYGGICGSDLHYWRHGGVGDFRLREPMVPGHEVVGSVVSYGVGASGPVPGTAVAVHPATACGTCPECADGRANVCRDTRYLGSAARTPHVQGGFSALLTVPAAQLRALPAGLPLRRAALAEPLSVALHAVRRAGEVRGRHVLVTGAGPIGCLVVAAARAAGAARVTATDPLPRALEYASRAGADTLVRADDPADPGWPPETDVAVEASGVAAGLDTCLRLVRRGGVVVQLGMLPPGNSPFAGNLLVSREIELRGAFRFGAEFDEALTLLAAEPRFDALISTVVPATEAEPAFALAADRGRSCKVLLDFGEQPP; this is translated from the coding sequence ATGCTCGGTTGTGTGATCCACGGTCAGGGCGATCTGCGGGTCGAGGAACTGCCCGTGCCGTCCGCCGGGCCCGGTCAGGCGCTGGTCGCCGTCCGGTACGGCGGGATCTGCGGGTCCGATCTGCACTACTGGCGGCACGGCGGCGTCGGTGACTTCCGGCTCCGGGAGCCGATGGTGCCGGGCCACGAGGTCGTCGGCTCGGTGGTGTCGTACGGCGTCGGGGCCTCGGGTCCGGTACCGGGTACGGCCGTCGCCGTGCACCCCGCCACGGCGTGCGGGACGTGCCCCGAGTGCGCCGACGGGCGGGCGAACGTGTGCCGGGACACCCGCTACCTGGGCAGCGCGGCACGTACGCCGCACGTCCAGGGCGGGTTCTCTGCCCTGCTGACGGTGCCCGCCGCGCAACTGCGGGCGCTGCCCGCGGGGCTCCCCCTGCGGCGGGCCGCGCTCGCCGAACCGCTGTCGGTCGCCCTGCACGCCGTACGCCGGGCCGGCGAGGTGCGGGGTCGGCATGTACTGGTCACCGGGGCCGGGCCGATCGGCTGCCTCGTGGTGGCCGCCGCGAGGGCGGCGGGCGCGGCACGGGTGACCGCCACCGATCCGCTCCCGCGGGCTCTGGAGTACGCGTCCCGGGCCGGGGCCGACACCCTCGTACGCGCCGACGACCCGGCCGATCCCGGGTGGCCGCCGGAGACCGATGTGGCCGTCGAGGCCTCCGGGGTGGCGGCGGGGCTGGACACCTGCCTCCGTCTCGTACGGCGTGGCGGGGTCGTGGTCCAGCTCGGCATGCTGCCGCCGGGGAACAGTCCGTTCGCCGGGAACCTGCTGGTGAGTCGTGAGATCGAGTTGCGCGGCGCGTTCCGTTTCGGCGCGGAGTTCGACGAGGCGCTGACCCTGCTCGCCGCCGAACCCCGCTTCGACGCGCTGATCAGCACGGTCGTGCCGGCGACGGAGGCCGAGCCGGCGTTCGCCCTGGCGGCGGACCGCGGCCGCTCGTGCAAGGTGCTGCTGGACTTCGGGGAGCAGCCCCCGTAG
- a CDS encoding SDR family oxidoreductase yields MGHPLFDISGRTALVTGSSRGIGLALARGLLEAGCTVVLNGRDADRLTLAAAGLPGDVRTAVFDVTDGPSVAAGVADVEQRVGPLDILVNNAGMQLRAPLLEFTDTDWHRILDTNLTSAFLVGREAARRMTARGHGKIINICSLQSEVARPGIAPYAATKGALKMLTKGMCADWGPHGVQVNGLGPGYIETELTRPLVEDEEFSDWVRRRTPAGRWGRTEDLVGGVLFLASPAADFVGGQVLYVDGGMTSVL; encoded by the coding sequence ATGGGTCACCCTCTGTTCGACATCAGCGGCCGCACGGCCCTGGTCACCGGCTCCAGCCGGGGCATCGGGCTCGCGCTCGCCCGCGGGCTCCTGGAAGCGGGCTGCACGGTCGTCCTCAACGGACGCGACGCCGACCGCCTCACCCTGGCCGCCGCCGGACTGCCCGGCGACGTGCGCACGGCGGTGTTCGACGTCACCGACGGCCCCTCGGTCGCCGCCGGTGTCGCGGACGTCGAACAGCGGGTGGGCCCGCTCGACATCCTGGTCAACAACGCGGGCATGCAACTGCGGGCCCCGCTGCTGGAGTTCACGGACACGGACTGGCACCGGATCCTGGACACCAACCTCACGAGCGCGTTCCTGGTCGGCCGGGAGGCCGCGCGCCGGATGACCGCACGCGGCCACGGCAAGATCATCAACATCTGCTCGCTGCAGAGCGAGGTCGCGCGTCCCGGCATCGCCCCGTACGCGGCCACCAAGGGCGCGCTGAAGATGCTCACCAAGGGCATGTGCGCGGACTGGGGGCCGCACGGGGTACAGGTGAACGGACTGGGTCCCGGTTACATCGAGACCGAGCTGACCCGGCCCCTCGTCGAGGACGAGGAGTTCAGCGACTGGGTGCGGCGGCGCACTCCGGCCGGGCGGTGGGGCCGTACCGAGGACCTGGTCGGCGGGGTGCTCTTCCTCGCCTCACCGGCGGCGGACTTCGTCGGCGGGCAGGTGCTGTACGTCGACGGCGGCATGACGAGTGTGCTCTGA
- a CDS encoding GntT/GntP/DsdX family permease: MTRLSVEMLAADAVEPITSAGHAQLGVAVLAGIAVIVLLITQFKLHAFLALTIGSLVLGAVAGAPLDKVIVSFTTGLGSTVAGVGVLIALGAILGKLLADSGGADQIVDTILAKAGGRAMPWAMVLIASVIGLPLFFEVGIVLLIPVVLMVARRGNYSLMRIGIPALAGLSVMHGLIPPHPGPLVAIDAVKANLGVTLALGVLVAIPTVIIAGPVFSRYAARWVDVPAPDRMIPSRASEELDKRPGFGATLATMLLPVVLMLSKALVDIVVDDPAHKVQRVFDVVGSPLIALLAAVIVGMFTLGRAAGFTKDRLSTTVEKSLAPIAGILLIVGAGGGFKQTLIDCGVGQMVLDISKDWSIPALLLAWLIAVAIRLATGSATVATISAAGLVAPLAADMSTAHTSLLVLAIGAGSLFFSHVNDAGFWLVKEYFGLSVGQTVKTWSVMETIISVVAGGLVLLLSLVI, from the coding sequence GTGACCAGACTCAGCGTCGAGATGCTGGCAGCGGACGCCGTCGAGCCGATCACCTCCGCGGGCCATGCCCAGCTGGGTGTCGCCGTGCTGGCGGGCATCGCCGTCATCGTCCTGCTGATCACCCAGTTCAAGCTGCACGCCTTTCTGGCCCTGACCATCGGCTCGCTCGTGCTCGGCGCGGTCGCCGGGGCGCCCCTCGACAAGGTGATCGTCAGCTTCACCACCGGCCTCGGCTCCACCGTCGCCGGTGTGGGCGTCCTGATCGCCCTGGGCGCGATACTCGGCAAGCTGCTCGCCGACTCCGGGGGCGCCGACCAGATCGTCGACACGATCCTCGCCAAGGCGGGCGGTCGCGCCATGCCGTGGGCGATGGTGCTGATCGCCTCCGTGATCGGGCTGCCGCTGTTCTTCGAGGTCGGCATCGTGCTGCTGATCCCGGTCGTCCTGATGGTCGCCAGGCGCGGCAACTACTCCCTGATGCGCATCGGCATCCCGGCGCTGGCCGGCCTGTCCGTGATGCACGGCCTGATCCCGCCGCACCCCGGCCCGCTCGTCGCGATCGACGCGGTCAAGGCCAACCTCGGCGTCACGCTCGCGCTCGGCGTTCTGGTGGCCATTCCGACGGTGATCATCGCGGGCCCGGTCTTCTCCCGGTACGCGGCCCGCTGGGTGGACGTACCGGCTCCCGACCGCATGATCCCGTCCCGCGCCTCCGAGGAACTGGACAAGCGCCCCGGTTTCGGCGCCACCCTCGCCACCATGCTGCTGCCGGTCGTCCTGATGCTGTCCAAGGCGCTGGTCGACATCGTCGTGGACGACCCGGCGCACAAGGTGCAGCGCGTCTTCGACGTCGTCGGCTCGCCGCTCATCGCCCTGCTGGCGGCCGTGATCGTGGGCATGTTCACGCTGGGCCGCGCGGCCGGCTTCACCAAGGACCGCCTCTCCACCACGGTGGAGAAGTCCCTCGCGCCGATCGCGGGCATCCTGCTGATCGTGGGCGCGGGCGGCGGCTTCAAGCAGACCCTGATCGACTGCGGTGTGGGCCAGATGGTCCTGGACATCTCCAAGGACTGGTCGATCCCCGCGCTGCTGCTCGCCTGGCTGATCGCGGTGGCCATCCGGCTCGCGACCGGTTCGGCGACCGTCGCCACCATCTCGGCGGCCGGCCTGGTCGCTCCCCTCGCCGCCGACATGTCGACCGCGCACACCTCGCTCCTGGTACTGGCGATCGGCGCGGGCTCGCTCTTCTTCAGCCATGTCAACGACGCCGGTTTCTGGCTGGTCAAGGAGTACTTCGGCCTGAGCGTCGGCCAGACGGTCAAGACCTGGTCGGTCATGGAGACGATCATCTCCGTGGTGGCCGGCGGACTGGTCCTCCTGCTGTCACTCGTGATCTAG
- a CDS encoding gluconokinase: MQQVRTPHVVVVMGVAGTGKTTIGPLLAARLGVPYAEGDDFHPQANIAKMTAGTPLSDEDRLPWLDAIGRWAHERDGLGGVVSSSALKRAYRDRLRAAAPGVVFVHLTGDRALIEERMSHRQGHFMPTALLDSQFATLQPLESDEAGVRVDVAGGPDEITGRAVAALRSLERPSR, from the coding sequence ATGCAGCAAGTGCGCACCCCCCATGTCGTCGTGGTCATGGGCGTCGCGGGTACCGGCAAGACCACCATCGGTCCCCTGCTCGCGGCCCGGCTCGGCGTTCCCTACGCCGAGGGCGACGACTTCCACCCCCAGGCCAACATCGCCAAGATGACGGCCGGGACCCCTCTGAGCGACGAGGACCGCCTGCCGTGGCTGGACGCCATCGGCCGCTGGGCGCACGAGCGCGACGGACTCGGCGGGGTCGTCAGCAGTTCGGCGCTCAAGCGCGCCTACCGCGACCGGCTGCGGGCCGCCGCACCCGGGGTCGTCTTCGTGCATCTGACCGGCGACCGCGCCCTCATCGAGGAGCGGATGTCGCACCGGCAGGGGCACTTCATGCCGACGGCGCTGCTGGACTCGCAGTTCGCCACCCTCCAGCCGCTGGAATCCGACGAGGCGGGCGTCCGCGTGGACGTCGCCGGCGGTCCCGACGAGATCACCGGACGGGCCGTGGCCGCGCTCCGGTCCCTCGAACGGCCCTCGCGGTAG